Genomic window (Chondrocystis sp. NIES-4102):
ACTCAGCACAAAGATATCTCAGTGAAATAGATACCTCTCAAGCAATAGATGAAGAAGACGACTTACCTCTATCTTTGCCTGTAACTCGTAACCTAGTAATTATGTTGACGGTTGCTTTTGAAGGAGAATCTCCTGATCTTGAAAATAATTTAGCGGATATAGAAGCATTAGAATACGGACTTAAAGCCCTAATCAATTTACATTACCAAGAAAAATTACGGGCTATACAAATTCATTTCTCCCCTGCCAAATTGGGGGATGAACTCAACGGTGAACAATTACTGCTTAATTTCCCTGAACTAGTTCCATTGTAAAAAAATAATTAATAATTATCCCTGATTAAACCAGTTGTTTGATTAGCAAAACAAAGTATAATGGTAAATTGTGTTTAATTATTAATTGTTCATGCCTAAGCTAAAAACTAAAAAATCGGCTGCCAAGCGTTTTCGTATAACTGGCAGTGGCAAGAAAATTATGCGTCGTAAAGCGTTTAAAAACCACTTATTAGAACGTAAGAGCAAAGAACGTACTCGCCGTCGCCTATCAAGTATGGCTGTAGTGCATGAGACTGATGAAAAAGCAGTACGCACTATGATGCCCTATAGCTAGTTTCTCGAAAAACTGAAAGCTAATAGTTAAATCTAATATCAATAAAACCCTTGAATATATAGTATGAGTAGAGTAAAACGCGGTAATGTAGCCCGCAAACGTCGTAAAAAAGTCCTCAAGCTGGCAAAAGGCTTTAGAGGTTCACATTCAAAGCTATTTCGCACCGCTAACCAACAGGTGATGAAGGCATTGCGTAATGCTTATCGCGATCGCCGTAAACGCAAACGTGATTTTCGTCGTCTTTGGATCACCCGTATTAATGCAGCAGCCAGAATTAATGGTTTAAGTTACAGTAAGCTAACTCATCAGTTAAAGAAAGCAGAAATAGGTTTAAATCGCAAAATGTTAGCACAGCTTGCTATGGTTGATCCTCAAGCTTTTGAGAAGGTTGTAGAAGTTGCCAAATCAGCACAGTAAATCTGAAGTAGCTTAAAATAATTGAATGGCTATAAGACGTAGAAGACTCGGTTATGTTCATACAGCCGAGTTTTACGCTTTCTAGGGCAAAAATAAGTCTATGGTTAGTTTTAATAAACGTATAGTTATTATTGGTTGTTGCGGTGCAGGTAAATCAACTTTGGCGAAGATTTTAGGAGAAAAACTTGATTTGCCTGTGATCCATCTAGATACGTATTATTGGCAACCAGGCTGGCAGGAAACCGAGGAAAATGACTGGTTAACAATACAACAAGAATTAATTAAAAATAGTTGCTGGATTATTGATGGTAATTATATCAATACAATGGATATCCGTTTAGCTGTAGCAGATACAATTATTTGGCTTGATTTTAATCGTTATTTATGTCTGTGGAGAGTCTTAAAAAGATATTTACAGTATTCTGGTAAGACAAGACCAGATATGGCTACTGGGTGTCTAGAAAGGTTTAATTGGGAATTTTTACAATATGTTTGGAATTTTAATCAAATACATCGCCCCACAATTTTAGAACAAATAGCAAAGTATCGAGGTAATCAACAAATTATTATTCTGCAAAAGCCGCATCAAGCGTTAGATTTGCGATCGGGAATTAATACTTAATATTAATGAAACAAAAGCTTTTCAATTTACTTATAACAATCCCATTACTAGCACTTACTCCACAACTAGTATTAGCTCAAGAATGGTCAGAAATAAAAGAGCGTGGATTAAAAGTTGCGGTTAAAGATAATATACGCCCTTTAGGTTTTACAGACAAAGACGGTAATTTAGTGGGGCTAGAAATCGATTTAGCACGTAAACTAGCCGAAGAATTATTAGGAGATGCTCAAGCAGTCAAATTACTTCCTGTAAACAATAAAGAAAGATTACAAGTAGTTTTAGATAAACAGGTAGATATGGCGATCGCTGTAGTCGCTGTTACCACTTCTCGCGCCAGAATAGTAGATTTTAGCAATTATTACTATTTAGACGGTACAGGGATAGTTACCAACCAGCCAGCAGTTAAAAATATTAACGATTTAACCAATAGTAAAATAGCTGTCTTAAAAAATTCAGTAACCATCGCCGTAATTAAAAACAAATTACCCCAAGCAACCTTAATTGGTGTAGATTCCTATCAAGCAGCCTTACAACTATTAGAAACCAAACAAGCAGATGCTTTTGCTAGCGATCGCTCTATACTTACAGGCTGGATACAGGAATACCCCAACTACAAATTATTACCAGAAAGACTATCAGGGGCTGCTTTAGCTATTGTTATGCCCAAAGGATTACAATATCAAGAATTACGTTCCAAAGTAAATAAAGCGATCGTTCGATGGCAGAAATCTGGGTGGCTGGAAACAAGAATTAAGTATTGGGGATTATAATTACATTTGGGTAGTAGGTAGTAGGTAGTAGGTAGTGGGGGTTTGGGTAGTAGGAAATAGGTAGTAGGTAGTAGGAAAGGAGTAATCCCACAAGGGGACAATGAGAGTAATCCCACAAGGGGACAATGAGAGTAACGAGTCTGGTAGTAGGAGTAGTAGTTAAAACTAAAAGCGTATTGCTAAAAGCGTATTGCTAGTCCGTGATAGATAAAATAATTATCAACTAGTATTATTTGTTATTTTCCAACCAAGCAAGTATCATCGCTGGTAAATCAATTCTTTTCCTCACTTGAGGATTAATACAAACATGACGGGTTTGAGCGTGGGCAACAAGTTGATTTAAATTATTAAGATTATAAATTTTATAGGCGATCGCAAACTCACTTTGACTAATCAAATTAGCTACCAGGGTTATTTGTATTTGATCATTACAAAATAGAGGCAAGAAAAAATCAATTTCTGCATGGGTAACTGGTAAAGCAATTTCTCCTGCTTGCAATATCTCTTGTAAACTAATATCTGCTTGAGCTAAAGACTCCTCATAAGCTTCGTGACAGATGTTAATTAATTGGGCAAAATAAACAACTCCAGCAGCATCAGTATCACCTAAATAAATCCTGCGAGTATGATTAAAAATCATTTCCCAAATAAACTTAAATAAATTGTTATTGTAGTAATGCTGAACAAAAAATTGCCAATTATTTTATAAAAATATTTTAAATTATTTTCATTTTGTACAATTTATTACTTTTTATAATTTTAAACTTTGCTACATTTAGAGCCATAAAATATATTAAGATAATTCAAATTATGAACTGCTTCTAGGGTTCCGATTTAACTAGCGTTTTAAATGCCTGGTCCAAGAGAAGCAAGCCAATAGTTATTATTGGCTACACGGCGGGATAAAAGCCCGGGAGATATTAGTGATCTACACAACATAGGTCATCAAGTCTCCTGGGTTTTGTTTTTATTAGTCCAAATACAAATAATGGGAATAATCTTAAAATCATGAGTGAACAACCATCATTCCAGCCCTCAGATAACAATCAATCAGAAGCCAAACAAGCCTTAGAAAAAGAATTAAAATTACCTTTAACTGGGTGGCAACAAGAAGTTGATCGAGGATTAGAATTAGGTTTAGAAGCAGCCCCAAGTATTCGCGATCGCAGTATCCCTACCTTTTCTCGTGGAGAATTACCTCACTATGCAGGTATTAATACCTTTCTCAAAGCTCCTTATTTAGAAGATGTCCGTAAAGTCGGAGAATATGACATCGCTATTATGGGAGTACCTCATGATTCTGGTACAACCTATCGTCCTGGCACACGTTTTGGCCCCCAAGGCATTCGGCGTATTTCAGCTTTATATACCCCCTATAACTTTGAATTAGGAGTTGATTTACGTGAACAAATTACCCTCTGTGATGTTGGCGATGTGTTCACCATTCCAGCTAATAATGAGAAATCTTTTGATCAAATTTCCAAAGGAGTTGCACACGTTTTTAGCTCTGGAGCATTTCCAATCATTTTGGGTGGTGATCATTCAATTGGCTTCCCCACGGTTAGAGGCGTTTGTCGCCATTTAGGAGATAAAAAAGTTGGTATTATTCACTTTGATCGCCATGTGGATACTCAAGAAACCGATTTAGACGAAAGAATGCACACTTGTCCTTGGTTTCACGCTACTAATATAGCTAATGCCCCTGCTAAAAATCTAGTCCAGTTAGGTATTGGCGGTTGGCAAGTACCACGTGAGGGGGTTAAAGTCTGTCGCGAAAGAGCTACAAATATTCTTACCGTTACAGATATTACCGACATGGGGTTGGATGCAGCAGCAGATTTCGCCATAGAAAAAGCTACAGATGGTACTGATTGTGTCTATATCAGTTTTGATATTGATTGCATAGATGCAGGATTTGTACCTGGTACAGGTTGGCCCGAACCTGGTGGTTTATTGCCCCGCGAAGCACTCTATCTACTCAAAAAAATTGTGCAAAATGCCCCCATTTGCGGATTAGAAATAGTGGAAGTATCCCCCCCGTACGATGTCAGTGATATGACCTCCCTAATGGCAACTAGGGTTATCTGTGATACAATGGCGCATTTAGTAGTTTCAGGACAATTACCCAGAAAAGAGAAACCTGCATATATTCATAGTGAAGCTCAAGTGGTAGATGAACCTTGGCAGTAAGTAACAGATAACTGATAACTAAAATATGCACGAAACCGATATGACCAAAGCTTTAATTCTAACTGTTAAAGATTGGTACGACTCACAATTAGAAAAGCCCAAAATTGAGAAAATTCATTTGCTAGTCGGGGAATTTACGTGTGTAGAACCTGTTAGCTTGAAATTTGCCTTTGAAGCTCAAGCTAGCAATACTTTTCTTGAAAATGTGGAATTAGTAATTAAGGAAAAGCCATTAATTGCTTTTTGTCATCATTGTCAAAGGGAATATCGACCAGAAATAGGCATTCAATATGCTTGTCCTGATTGTAATTGCCCAATGGAAGATATTCGATCAGGTAGGGAATTAAAAATTGAACGCTTGGAATATTCATCTAACTATTAACTAAAATTATGCACCAAACTTTCGACGCAGCATTAGAAATTAACCTACTTCATGTTAATCAAGATGGTGCTAACCATAATCGTCAACACTTCGATAATTGGGGTATTACTTGTCTCAACATTATGAGTAGCCCTGGTGCTGGAAAAACCGTTTTACTCGAAAAGACCCTGGCTGCTTTACAGGATAAGCTACAAATTGCGGTCATTGAAGGAGATATGACGACAGAACTAGATGCCGATCGCCTGCGTCAATATAATGTGCCAGTGATTGCAATTAATACTGGACGTTCCTGTCATTTGGATTCCAAAATGGTAGCAGGAGGAATTCATATTTTAGAACAGCAATATAATCCTCAAAATATTGATTTAGTTTTGGTGGAAAATGTCGGAAATTTAGTATGTCCTGCCGAATTTGAAGTAGGAGAACATGGTAAAGTTGCTCTATTAAGTGTTACCGAAGGTGAAGATAAACCCTTAAAGTATCCAGTCATGTTTCGCGAAGCTAATTGTTTATTAATCACAAAAATTGACCTTGCGCCTCATTTAGATATTGACATAGATCGTCTAATTGACAATGTACGTCAAATTAATCCCAAGGTCACAATCATTTCTTTATCTGCTAAAACAGGAGAAGGTTTAGAGCAATGGCTCAATTGGATAGAGAAACAAATTAAGTAATTAAACTTATCAAAGGAAAATTCAGTTCATGCAGCTAATCAAATCTTGCCGTTCTTATATTACATTATTCGCTGTCACTCTACTTTTAGTAGTTAGTTGTTCTAACCCTGCGACTAAAATTCCCACCGACACCGCAACTCCTCCCGTGGCAGCTAATGCAGTACGCTTGGGGTACAGTGCTTGGCCAGGTTGGTTTCCTTGGAAAGTTGCCGAACAACAACAAATATTTGCACAGAATAATGTTCCTGTAGAACTTACTTGGTTTGATGGTTATCTCGAATCTATTAGCGCACTAACCGCACAACAAATTGATGGTAATGGTCAAACCTTGGGAGATACGGTAAGTTCAGTATCAGGTGGTGCTGATCAGGTAATTGTTTTAGTAAATGATAATTCCACAGGCAATGACAAGATAATTGTTGCCCCCGAAATTAACACCATTGCCGATCTCAAAGGTAAGAAAGTAGCAGTAGAAGAAGGAACTGTTGATCATTTCCTATTGCTTCAAGGATTAAAGAGAGCAGGATTATCTGGAGAAGACATTGAATTGATACCTCTAGAAACAGGTAAAGCAGCCTCCGCTTTTGTTGCAGGACAAGTAGATGCCGTAGCGGTATTTGCCCCCTATACCACTCAAGCATTCAAACGTCCACAAAGCAAAGAACTATTTAGTTCTAAAGATTTCCCAGGGTCAATTTCCGATCATTTAGTCTTTACTCGTAGTTTTATCGATGAAAACCCCCAACAAGTACAGGCGATCGTAGATTCGTGGTTTACGACCCTGGAATATATTGAAAATAATCCCGATCAAGCCTATCAAATCATGGCACAAAGGGCAGGGGTGAGTGTAGAAGAATATCAATCCTATGCTGAAGGGACTAAGATCTTTACCTTAGATGAAAACCTCAAGGCTTTTGAGCCTGGCAATGATCTAAATTCTTTATCATTTGCTGCCAAGAAAATGGCGGAATTTCTCGTGGAGGTAGGCTTTACTCCATCCCTACCAGATACCAGCCAACTTTTTGACCCTCGCTTTGTTCAAGCCTACGCTGCTAAACATCAAAACTCCTAAAATTATGAATCATCAAAATGGACATAGATCAAGTAGCTCCCTAAATAAATCTAAAACCCTTCGTCCTACAGTTTTTTGGCGGTTAGCAGAAGATATTCCCCAACCCCTTAGTACCTCTTTAATAATTACTTCCATCGCCTTACCCCTAATTTTATGGTGGATGGTTACAACCTTGAGTAATATTGACCCCAAATTTTTGCCCTCTCCAGCTAATGTTTGGTCAGCCTTTATTCGCTTATGGTCTAGTGGTGAACTGATTCAAGATACTGTTGCCAGTTTATGGCGAGTGGGTATAGGGTTTGGTTTAGCATTATTACTTGCTATTCCTGTGGGCATTTTAATGGGTGCTTTTGCTAGTATTCGTGCTTTAGTTGAACCTTTATTCGGTTTGATACGCTATATGCCCGCCCCTGCTTTTATTCCCCTATTAATTTTATATTTGGGCATTGGTGAAGAAGCAAAAATTGCTTTAATTTTTATCGGTGTTTTCTTCTTTATTTCTCTAATGGTGATGGATACGGTAAAGTTTGTCCCTAA
Coding sequences:
- the rpl35 gene encoding 50S ribosomal protein L35, yielding MPKLKTKKSAAKRFRITGSGKKIMRRKAFKNHLLERKSKERTRRRLSSMAVVHETDEKAVRTMMPYS
- the rplT gene encoding ribosomal protein L20, with protein sequence MSRVKRGNVARKRRKKVLKLAKGFRGSHSKLFRTANQQVMKALRNAYRDRRKRKRDFRRLWITRINAAARINGLSYSKLTHQLKKAEIGLNRKMLAQLAMVDPQAFEKVVEVAKSAQ
- a CDS encoding topology modulation protein — its product is MVSFNKRIVIIGCCGAGKSTLAKILGEKLDLPVIHLDTYYWQPGWQETEENDWLTIQQELIKNSCWIIDGNYINTMDIRLAVADTIIWLDFNRYLCLWRVLKRYLQYSGKTRPDMATGCLERFNWEFLQYVWNFNQIHRPTILEQIAKYRGNQQIIILQKPHQALDLRSGINT
- the glnH gene encoding glutamine-binding protein of glutamine ABC transporter, which encodes MKQKLFNLLITIPLLALTPQLVLAQEWSEIKERGLKVAVKDNIRPLGFTDKDGNLVGLEIDLARKLAEELLGDAQAVKLLPVNNKERLQVVLDKQVDMAIAVVAVTTSRARIVDFSNYYYLDGTGIVTNQPAVKNINDLTNSKIAVLKNSVTIAVIKNKLPQATLIGVDSYQAALQLLETKQADAFASDRSILTGWIQEYPNYKLLPERLSGAALAIVMPKGLQYQELRSKVNKAIVRWQKSGWLETRIKYWGL
- a CDS encoding arginase/agmatinase family protein, which gives rise to MSEQPSFQPSDNNQSEAKQALEKELKLPLTGWQQEVDRGLELGLEAAPSIRDRSIPTFSRGELPHYAGINTFLKAPYLEDVRKVGEYDIAIMGVPHDSGTTYRPGTRFGPQGIRRISALYTPYNFELGVDLREQITLCDVGDVFTIPANNEKSFDQISKGVAHVFSSGAFPIILGGDHSIGFPTVRGVCRHLGDKKVGIIHFDRHVDTQETDLDERMHTCPWFHATNIANAPAKNLVQLGIGGWQVPREGVKVCRERATNILTVTDITDMGLDAAADFAIEKATDGTDCVYISFDIDCIDAGFVPGTGWPEPGGLLPREALYLLKKIVQNAPICGLEIVEVSPPYDVSDMTSLMATRVICDTMAHLVVSGQLPRKEKPAYIHSEAQVVDEPWQ
- a CDS encoding hydrogenase nickel insertion protein HypA — protein: MHETDMTKALILTVKDWYDSQLEKPKIEKIHLLVGEFTCVEPVSLKFAFEAQASNTFLENVELVIKEKPLIAFCHHCQREYRPEIGIQYACPDCNCPMEDIRSGRELKIERLEYSSNY
- a CDS encoding hydrogenase accessory protein HypB; protein product: MHQTFDAALEINLLHVNQDGANHNRQHFDNWGITCLNIMSSPGAGKTVLLEKTLAALQDKLQIAVIEGDMTTELDADRLRQYNVPVIAINTGRSCHLDSKMVAGGIHILEQQYNPQNIDLVLVENVGNLVCPAEFEVGEHGKVALLSVTEGEDKPLKYPVMFREANCLLITKIDLAPHLDIDIDRLIDNVRQINPKVTIISLSAKTGEGLEQWLNWIEKQIK
- a CDS encoding aliphatic sulfonates family ABC transporter periplasmic ligand-binding protein, whose amino-acid sequence is MQLIKSCRSYITLFAVTLLLVVSCSNPATKIPTDTATPPVAANAVRLGYSAWPGWFPWKVAEQQQIFAQNNVPVELTWFDGYLESISALTAQQIDGNGQTLGDTVSSVSGGADQVIVLVNDNSTGNDKIIVAPEINTIADLKGKKVAVEEGTVDHFLLLQGLKRAGLSGEDIELIPLETGKAASAFVAGQVDAVAVFAPYTTQAFKRPQSKELFSSKDFPGSISDHLVFTRSFIDENPQQVQAIVDSWFTTLEYIENNPDQAYQIMAQRAGVSVEEYQSYAEGTKIFTLDENLKAFEPGNDLNSLSFAAKKMAEFLVEVGFTPSLPDTSQLFDPRFVQAYAAKHQNS
- a CDS encoding binding-protein-dependent transport systems inner membrane component, translated to MNHQNGHRSSSSLNKSKTLRPTVFWRLAEDIPQPLSTSLIITSIALPLILWWMVTTLSNIDPKFLPSPANVWSAFIRLWSSGELIQDTVASLWRVGIGFGLALLLAIPVGILMGAFASIRALVEPLFGLIRYMPAPAFIPLLILYLGIGEEAKIALIFIGVFFFISLMVMDTVKFVPKDLIEATYILGGNRLAVLKRVILPYVLPGIIDACRINLAAAWQLVIVSELIAANEGLGRRISVAGRFLKTDEIFVGLIVIGIIGLIFDLVFQYLLRVTCKWSSLKG